Proteins encoded together in one Cicer arietinum cultivar CDC Frontier isolate Library 1 chromosome 4, Cicar.CDCFrontier_v2.0, whole genome shotgun sequence window:
- the LOC101489823 gene encoding uncharacterized protein, whose product MKASIDIVTDQNLENQFHKHMGCMAGFLQIFDRNHILSGKRIHSTKRLTPPSPEQPKKDDGSPALSAPSPVRKVQCEAKPVLPVLEFKEGTRSSWKFSREAPRLSLDSRAVVDAKGSLHPREIRTNATANLENDDDKQRRSTSSVIVRLMGLDTLPTDSVAKLQRSASESRVSRDLSNKYIQRCNVGLGLSQAQMKNNNNNNKTNPCNLVNLNVIDSNVNCYYGRVTEGVRGSLPMKQNKGTLQKKKSFYDSADFFPEPKHTASIYGEIKRRLEMRGINQPSHDPETLKHILDALQLKGLLHSHKPNQSPIVLMKPNRSSTRFNPTGYDSPPPHSTARSSPRARRSTSPSLTSENERSVRGQARSRNSSPNRRNVPNVETTHRRVSNEGVDSRRVSPVNSPKLSSRRNVSGQIATVGSPRMRKSIDPKVKMVGVAEDESSTISENSFTTSNSHTDTERYKLEEYREGRNLLDRCDKLLNSIAEITAANELQPSPVSVLDSSFYKDEWCSPSPITKRCIDYKDQAAESEDDMWSAGEGKSEEATSEDCDFVYVSEILRASSYFPEDCDIFLLLEKQQCLKGKDTSKASTLQRRLIFDTLQEILNRNQRLPPWKAVSKGEETQKIWSEFRRIREREESVSEDLFAVICGMLKKDMAEEMSVWGEWTVEMGDLVLDIERLVFKDLIGETIQHLASFAPYCNNKLEALRRKLVF is encoded by the exons atgaaGGCGAGTATAGACATAGTTACTGATCAGAATCTAGAAAATCAATTTCACAAACATATGGGGTGCATGGCTGGTTTTCTTCAAATCTTCGACCGCAACCACATTCTCTCCGGCAAACGCATCCACTCCACCAAAAGACTAACTCCT CCATCACCGGAACAACCGAAGAAAGACGACGGCTCACCGGCGTTATCAGCACCGTCACCAGTTAGAAAAGTCCAATGCGAAGCTAAACCGGTTCTTCCAGTTCTTGAATTCAAGGAAGGTACAAGGTCTTCCTGGAAATTCTCAAGAGAAGCTCCGAGATTGTCTCTAGATAGCAGAGCGGTGGTTGATGCCAAAGGATCCCTTCATCCAAGAGAGATCCGAACAAACGCAACCGCGAATCTCGAAAACGACGACGACAAACAGCGTCGTTCCACCAGCAGCGTAATCGTCAGACTGATGGGTCTTGACACTTTACCAACGGACTCCGTGGCTAAGCTGCAAAGATCCGCTTCAGAGTCCAGAGTCTCCAGAGATCTCTCCAACAAGTACATTCAACGTTGCAATGTGGGCTTGGGCTTGAGCCAAGCCCAAATgaagaataataataacaacaacaagacTAATCCTTGTAATTTAGTTAATTTGAATGTTATTGATAGCAATGTTAATTGTTATTATGGTAGAGTTACAGAAGGAGTGAGAGGTTCACTTCCTATGAAGCAGAATAAAGGAACATTACAAAAGAAGAAGAGTTTTTATGACTCTGCTGATTTTTTTCCTGAACCCAAACACACTGCTTCGATCTATGGAGAGATTAAGAGAAGGTTGGAGATGCGAGGAATTAACCAACCTTCTCATGATCCCGAAACTCTTAAGCATATCTTAGATGCTTTACAGCTTAAAGGTCTTCTTCATTCTCATAAACCAAACCAATCTCCCATTGTTCTAATGAAACCAAATAGATCTTCCACTAGGTTCAATCCAACTGGTTATGATTCTCCACCTCCGCATTCCACCGCTCGGTCAAGTCCACGTGCTCGCCGGAGCACTAGCCCAAGCCTCACCAGCGAGAATGAGCGTAGTGTAAGAGGTCAAGCTAGGTCCAGAAACTCCAGCCCGAACCGGAGAAATGTTCCGAACGTGGAGACGACGCATAGGAGAGTGAGTAATGAAGGTGTTGATTCAAGAAGAGTGTCTCCGGTAAATTCACCTAAATTAAGTTCAAGAAGAAATGTCTCGGGTCAGATTGCGACAGTTGGATCGCCGAGGATGAGAAAATCAATTGATCCTAAGGTGAAAATGGTTGGTGTAGCAGAAGATGAATCATCCACAATTTCAGAGAATAGCTTCACCACTTCTAATTCACATACGGATACAGAG AGGTATAAACTGGAAGAGTACAGGGAAGGTAGGAATCTGCTTGATAGATGTGATAAGTTGCTGAACAGCATAGCAGAGATAACAGCAGCGAACGAGTTGCAGCCGAGTCCTGTATCTGTGCTTGACTCGTCGTTTTACAAGGACGAATGGTGCTCACCTTCACCAATAACCAAACGGTGCATTGATTACAAAG ATCAAGCGGCGGAATCAGAAGATGATATGTGGAGTGCAGGGGAAGGCAAATCCGAGGAAGCAACATCGGAGGATTGTGATTTCGTTTACGTCTCGGAGATTCTTCGTGCTTCTAGTTACTTCCCTGAAGATTGTGACATTTTCCTTTTACTCGAGAAGCAACAATGTCTAAAAGGGAAGGACACTTCAAAAGCTTCAACGCTTCAGAGGCGGTTAATTTTCGACACGCTTCAGGAAATTCTTAACCGGAACCAACGGTTACCGCCGTGGAAGGCGGTGTCTAAGGGGGAAGAGACGCAGAAGATCTGGTCGGAGTTTCGGAGGATACGAGAGAGGGAGGAATCGGTGTCGGAGGATTTGTTTGCAGTGATATGTGGTATGTTGAAGAAGGATATGGCGGAGGAGATGAGTGTTTGGGGTGAATGGACGGTGGAGATGGGAGATCTTGTTTTGGACATCGAACGGCTCGTATTCAAAGATTTAATTGGTGAAACCATACAACATCTCGCTTCATTTGCACCTTATTGTAACAACAAACTAGAGGCGCTTCGTAGGAAACTTGTCTTTTGA